From one Simplicispira suum genomic stretch:
- a CDS encoding iron-containing alcohol dehydrogenase, with product MSLIYYLTQIQFDHGAVRLLRQECERVGIARPLVVTDPGVKAAGVLQKALDALGELPVSVFDQTPANPTEAAVRAAAAVYQANGCDGLVAVGGGSAIDCAKGIAIAATHEGPLTHYATIEGGSPRITERVAPLIAVPTTSGTGSEVARGAIIIVDDHRKLGFHSWNLLPKAAICDPELTLGLPPLLTAATGMDAIAHCMETFMSAAFNPPADGIALDGLARGWASIARATQDGSDREARLNMMSASMQGAMAFQKGLGAVHSLSHSLGGVNPRLHHGTLNAMFLPAVVRFNAQAPSVQKDRRLERMASAMELASPSDIPNAIRDMSARLGLPTGLAAMGVTEDQFDAIIQGAMADHCHKTNPRVATPEEYRGMLRESM from the coding sequence ATGTCACTCATTTACTACCTCACCCAAATTCAGTTTGATCATGGCGCCGTGCGTCTGCTGCGCCAGGAGTGCGAGCGCGTGGGTATTGCGCGCCCGCTGGTCGTGACCGATCCAGGGGTCAAGGCGGCCGGCGTACTGCAAAAGGCGCTGGATGCACTCGGCGAACTGCCCGTGAGCGTGTTTGACCAGACCCCCGCCAACCCCACGGAAGCCGCGGTGCGCGCCGCCGCAGCGGTGTACCAAGCGAACGGTTGCGATGGCCTGGTGGCGGTGGGCGGCGGCTCGGCCATCGACTGCGCCAAAGGCATAGCGATTGCGGCCACGCACGAGGGGCCTTTGACGCATTACGCCACCATCGAAGGCGGCTCGCCGCGCATCACCGAACGCGTGGCCCCGCTGATTGCCGTGCCCACCACCAGCGGCACCGGCAGCGAGGTGGCGCGCGGCGCCATCATCATCGTCGACGACCACCGCAAGCTCGGCTTTCACTCGTGGAACCTTCTGCCCAAGGCCGCCATTTGCGACCCCGAGCTGACGCTGGGCCTGCCGCCGCTGCTCACCGCCGCCACCGGCATGGACGCGATTGCCCACTGCATGGAAACCTTCATGTCGGCAGCCTTCAACCCGCCCGCCGACGGCATTGCGCTCGATGGCCTCGCGCGCGGCTGGGCCAGCATTGCGCGCGCCACGCAAGACGGCAGCGACCGCGAAGCGCGCCTGAACATGATGAGCGCCAGCATGCAGGGCGCCATGGCGTTCCAGAAAGGCCTGGGCGCGGTGCATTCGCTCAGCCACAGCCTGGGCGGCGTGAACCCGCGCCTGCACCATGGCACGCTCAACGCCATGTTTTTGCCCGCTGTGGTGCGCTTCAACGCGCAGGCGCCATCGGTGCAGAAAGACCGGCGCCTGGAACGCATGGCCAGCGCCATGGAACTGGCATCGCCCAGCGACATCCCCAACGCCATTCGCGACATGAGCGCCCGGCTGGGCCTGCCCACAGGACTTGCCGCCATGGGCGTCACGGAAGATCAATTCGACGCAATCATCCAGGGAGCCATGGCCGACCATTGCCACAAGACCAACCCGCGCGTGGCGACGCCGGAGGAATACCGTGGGATGTTGCGGGAATCCATGTAA
- a CDS encoding 2-keto-4-pentenoate hydratase, whose translation MPRKQTLIALVLGVAAATSAHAACLSDVQVAEMAEHYAARTPAANPEGLSDADGACTRAKLNSLLAQKMGKVVGYKAGLTNPAVQKRFNTDRPVWGKLYEGMVLANGSEVPATFGARPLYEADMLVRVKSASINHARTPMDVLQAIDQVIPFIELPDLMVQAPPKLNGAAVSAINVGARLGVAGTPIAVPVTRAERYAMLDGLRDMQVTLTDGSGYLLGGGKGSDVLEHPLNAVVWLAEALQKENITLKPGDLLSLGSFSPLLPPKPGLQVQANYQGLTGAQPVRVTFK comes from the coding sequence ATGCCACGCAAGCAAACCCTCATCGCCCTGGTCCTTGGCGTCGCCGCCGCGACATCGGCCCACGCCGCCTGTCTGAGCGACGTACAAGTTGCAGAAATGGCCGAGCACTACGCCGCACGCACGCCCGCCGCCAATCCCGAAGGCCTGTCGGACGCCGATGGTGCCTGCACCCGTGCCAAGCTCAACAGCTTGCTGGCGCAGAAGATGGGCAAGGTCGTTGGTTACAAGGCGGGCCTGACCAACCCCGCAGTGCAAAAGCGCTTCAACACCGACCGCCCGGTCTGGGGGAAGCTCTACGAGGGCATGGTGTTGGCGAACGGTTCCGAGGTGCCTGCCACCTTTGGTGCCCGGCCGCTGTACGAGGCCGACATGCTGGTTCGCGTCAAGAGCGCGAGCATCAACCATGCGCGCACCCCCATGGACGTGCTGCAGGCGATTGACCAGGTGATTCCTTTCATCGAACTGCCCGACCTGATGGTGCAGGCGCCGCCCAAGCTCAATGGCGCGGCGGTGAGCGCCATCAACGTCGGCGCGCGCCTGGGGGTGGCAGGTACGCCTATTGCCGTACCCGTGACACGGGCTGAGCGCTACGCCATGCTCGACGGCCTGCGTGACATGCAGGTGACGCTCACCGATGGATCGGGATATTTGCTCGGCGGCGGCAAGGGCAGCGATGTGCTGGAGCACCCGCTCAACGCCGTGGTCTGGTTGGCCGAGGCACTGCAGAAAGAAAACATCACGCTCAAGCCCGGCGATTTGCTGAGCCTGGGCTCGTTCTCGCCGCTGTTGCCGCCCAAGCCCGGCCTGCAGGTGCAGGCCAACTACCAAGGCCTGACCGGCGCACAACCGGTGCGCGTGACCTTCAAGTGA
- a CDS encoding PilZ domain-containing protein, whose translation MSTPTNAPRPSVMQLAIKEKGALYAAYIPFFVEGGIFVPTPREYRLGDDVYVLLTLPDDTQRYPVAGRVAWVTPARSGGNRTQGVGIQFPKDEKSRQLKHKIEEILGSALGSERPTQTI comes from the coding sequence ATGAGTACTCCTACCAATGCCCCCCGCCCAAGCGTCATGCAATTGGCGATCAAGGAAAAGGGCGCCTTGTACGCGGCATACATTCCGTTTTTTGTCGAAGGTGGTATTTTTGTGCCGACGCCGCGCGAATATCGCCTGGGGGATGACGTCTATGTGCTGCTGACGCTGCCCGACGACACGCAGCGCTATCCGGTGGCGGGTCGGGTGGCGTGGGTGACCCCTGCACGTTCCGGCGGCAACCGCACCCAGGGTGTCGGCATCCAGTTCCCGAAGGACGAAAAATCGCGCCAGCTCAAGCACAAGATCGAAGAAATTCTCGGCTCGGCCCTGGGCTCTGAACGCCCCACGCAGACCATCTGA
- the mltG gene encoding endolytic transglycosylase MltG, producing MRRTFKGLLLVVLALAGAAWWWLHAPLPMGDAPIELAIEPGTSPRGVARDVQAAGVQTDARLLYWWFRLSGQSRLIRAGNYEISPGSTPRSLLDKLVRGDETLRALTLVEGWNFRQVRAALAQAELKPDSAALGEAALMERLGRAGVAAEGRFFPDTYTYAKGASDLTVLRRALHAMDRQLAAAWEQRAADTPLKTPDEALVLASIVEKETGREADRALVAGVFTNRLRVGMLLQTDPTVIYGLGERFDGNLRKRDLQADTPYNTYTRAGLPPTPISMPGKASLLAAVQPERTKALYFVARGDGSSQFSSSLDEHNRAVGRYQRGQ from the coding sequence GTGCGTCGCACTTTCAAAGGCTTGTTGTTGGTGGTGCTGGCGCTCGCCGGGGCGGCCTGGTGGTGGCTGCACGCGCCGCTGCCCATGGGCGATGCGCCCATCGAACTGGCCATTGAGCCTGGCACCTCGCCGCGCGGTGTGGCACGCGATGTGCAAGCGGCTGGCGTGCAGACCGATGCGCGGCTGCTGTACTGGTGGTTTCGTCTCTCGGGCCAAAGCCGGCTTATAAGGGCAGGCAACTACGAAATATCGCCCGGCAGCACGCCGCGAAGCCTGCTGGACAAATTGGTGCGCGGCGACGAAACCCTGCGCGCGCTCACCCTGGTTGAAGGTTGGAATTTCCGCCAGGTGCGCGCAGCCCTGGCACAGGCCGAGCTCAAACCCGACAGCGCGGCATTGGGCGAGGCGGCGTTGATGGAGCGTCTGGGCCGAGCGGGCGTTGCCGCCGAAGGGCGTTTTTTCCCTGACACCTACACCTATGCCAAGGGCGCGAGCGATCTCACCGTGCTGCGACGCGCCCTGCACGCCATGGACCGGCAACTGGCCGCCGCCTGGGAGCAGCGCGCGGCCGATACCCCGCTCAAAACCCCCGACGAAGCCCTGGTACTGGCCAGCATCGTTGAGAAAGAAACCGGGCGCGAGGCCGACCGCGCCCTGGTGGCGGGCGTGTTCACCAACCGCCTGCGCGTCGGCATGCTGCTGCAGACCGACCCCACGGTGATCTATGGTCTGGGCGAGCGCTTTGATGGCAATCTGCGCAAGCGCGATTTGCAGGCGGACACGCCCTACAACACCTATACCCGCGCCGGCTTGCCACCGACGCCGATTTCCATGCCGGGCAAGGCCTCGCTTCTGGCCGCAGTGCAACCCGAGCGAACGAAGGCGCTGTACTTCGTGGCGCGCGGTGACGGTAGCAGCCAGTTCAGCAGCTCACTCGACGAGCACAACCGTGCCGTCGGCCGCTACCAACGCGGCCAGTAA
- a CDS encoding YgfZ/GcvT domain-containing protein, which translates to MTTPFDGIAPLPHLGVIRAEGEDAVKFLHGQLTHDFALLDLQHARLAAFLSAKGRMQASFIGFKRSPTEVLLVCSRDLLAPTLKRMSMFVMRAKARLSDASEEFLLYGLAGSAIEKVAGSAIQASAKADLGNISVVGLVPAGAVPRALWIAPAGTPAPEGSLLPDTLWTWGEVQSGVATLTAPLVDAFVPQMLNYESVDGVSFKKGCYPGQEIVARSQFRGAIKRRAFIVHADVSLQVGAEVFNASEPEQACGIVAQAAPAPGGGWDAIVVLQLAAAESGALHADSAEGPALRLGSLPYALKDDL; encoded by the coding sequence ATGACAACTCCCTTTGATGGCATCGCCCCCCTGCCCCACCTCGGCGTGATCCGCGCTGAAGGCGAGGACGCCGTGAAATTTTTGCACGGCCAACTCACCCACGACTTCGCCCTGCTGGATTTGCAGCACGCCCGGCTCGCGGCATTTCTATCGGCCAAGGGACGCATGCAGGCCAGTTTTATCGGCTTCAAGCGCAGCCCCACCGAGGTGCTGCTGGTCTGCAGCCGCGATCTGCTGGCGCCCACGCTCAAACGCATGTCCATGTTTGTGATGCGCGCCAAGGCCAGGCTGAGCGATGCCAGCGAAGAGTTTCTGCTCTATGGCTTGGCAGGGAGCGCTATTGAAAAAGTAGCTGGTAGCGCAATACAGGCAAGCGCCAAGGCCGATTTAGGCAATATTTCTGTGGTGGGATTGGTGCCCGCAGGTGCCGTGCCCCGTGCGCTGTGGATCGCGCCTGCCGGCACGCCTGCGCCGGAAGGCTCGCTGCTGCCCGACACGCTGTGGACCTGGGGGGAGGTGCAAAGCGGCGTGGCGACGCTGACAGCGCCGCTGGTCGATGCCTTCGTGCCGCAGATGCTCAACTACGAGTCGGTCGATGGTGTGAGCTTCAAAAAGGGCTGCTACCCTGGCCAGGAAATCGTGGCGCGCAGCCAGTTTCGCGGCGCCATCAAGCGGCGCGCCTTCATCGTCCATGCCGATGTGTCCTTGCAAGTAGGTGCCGAGGTCTTCAATGCGTCAGAACCCGAGCAAGCCTGCGGCATCGTGGCCCAGGCCGCCCCGGCACCCGGCGGCGGCTGGGATGCCATCGTGGTGCTCCAGCTCGCCGCAGCCGAGTCGGGTGCTCTGCATGCCGACAGCGCGGAGGGCCCGGCACTGCGCCTGGGAAGCCTGCCCTACGCACTCAAGGACGACTTGTAG
- a CDS encoding HDOD domain-containing protein, with amino-acid sequence MDVNALLASPTTLPSLPRAVALLMAELAQDEPNLRRVNQLFGTDPALAARLLCLANSEEFGAPRTVAGLPEALALVDTAQLRELVATAPLGTTSRSVPGINMQQFWRYSLHTAKLARSLAGHVHHSQAAAYTAGLLHGLGEIVIHLAEPERAQSLNTLVAPLDLRRCKLELRIFGFSYGRVTGALAKRWQLPQTVVDALNYQHAPFENNTYEPLAGILHLAAWRVRARESGLDEREMTVTFPDEVGLPLGLDIDRVLSQDPIDWTAPRNELEVEVAEMNYLV; translated from the coding sequence ATGGATGTGAATGCACTGCTGGCTTCTCCCACCACGCTGCCCAGTCTGCCGCGCGCTGTCGCGCTGCTGATGGCCGAGCTGGCGCAGGACGAACCCAACCTGCGCCGCGTGAACCAGCTTTTTGGTACCGACCCGGCGCTGGCGGCGCGGCTGCTGTGCCTGGCCAATTCCGAAGAATTCGGCGCACCACGCACGGTGGCCGGTCTTCCCGAGGCGCTGGCGCTGGTGGATACCGCGCAACTGCGGGAGCTGGTGGCCACGGCGCCACTGGGAACCACTTCGCGCTCGGTGCCGGGCATCAATATGCAGCAGTTCTGGCGCTACAGCCTGCACACCGCCAAGCTGGCGCGCTCGCTGGCTGGCCATGTACACCACAGCCAGGCTGCGGCTTACACGGCGGGCCTTTTGCACGGACTGGGCGAGATCGTGATCCACCTGGCCGAGCCTGAGCGCGCGCAATCGCTCAACACCCTGGTGGCGCCACTGGACCTGCGCCGCTGCAAGCTCGAACTGCGCATCTTCGGTTTCTCGTACGGGCGTGTGACGGGCGCACTGGCCAAACGCTGGCAACTGCCGCAGACGGTGGTGGATGCGTTGAACTACCAGCATGCGCCGTTCGAGAACAACACCTACGAGCCGCTGGCGGGCATTCTGCATCTGGCCGCGTGGCGCGTGCGCGCGCGCGAGTCGGGCCTCGACGAGCGCGAAATGACGGTGACCTTTCCCGACGAAGTCGGCCTGCCGCTGGGGCTCGACATCGACCGGGTGCTCAGCCAGGATCCGATCGACTGGACCGCGCCGCGCAACGAGCTTGAGGTCGAGGTGGCAGAAATGAATTACCTGGTGTAG
- a CDS encoding DNA polymerase III subunit delta', which produces MSLPPWLATQRDALLAQRGHAWLLHGPSGLGQFALAMALGQAWLCESPGAQGACGQCTSCHAIDVHAHADLTVLMPETDMIDRGWPLPEKAQSDIDDKKRKPSREIRVDAMRETVEFAQRTSARGRGKVVLVYPAEQMNAIAANALLKTLEEPAGDTRFVLATEAAHALLPTIRSRCMAHALHWPPEAEVLLWLAGQGVAAEVAVPLLRAAGGRPDDALALARSGANPAAWAAFPRAMQQGDVRAVEGWSPAQAIAALQKLCHDLQVHQTGAAPRYFEASALPPAPALPVLARWSRELMQAARTADHPFAVPLMLEALVAQARNVLHSAATTAGTHS; this is translated from the coding sequence GTGAGTTTGCCGCCCTGGCTTGCCACCCAGCGCGACGCCCTGCTCGCGCAGCGCGGCCATGCCTGGCTGCTGCATGGCCCCTCGGGGCTGGGGCAATTTGCGCTGGCGATGGCGCTGGGGCAGGCCTGGCTGTGCGAATCGCCCGGCGCGCAAGGCGCCTGTGGCCAGTGCACCAGTTGCCACGCCATTGACGTGCACGCGCACGCCGACCTGACCGTGCTGATGCCGGAGACCGACATGATCGATCGCGGCTGGCCGCTGCCGGAAAAGGCGCAGAGCGACATCGACGACAAAAAGCGCAAGCCCAGCCGCGAAATCCGCGTCGACGCCATGCGCGAGACCGTCGAGTTCGCACAGCGCACCAGCGCTCGGGGCCGAGGCAAGGTGGTGCTGGTCTATCCGGCCGAGCAGATGAACGCCATTGCCGCCAACGCGCTGCTCAAAACGCTGGAGGAGCCCGCAGGCGACACGCGCTTTGTGCTGGCCACCGAAGCCGCGCATGCGCTGCTGCCCACCATCCGCAGCCGCTGCATGGCCCACGCCCTGCACTGGCCGCCCGAGGCCGAGGTCTTGCTGTGGCTGGCCGGGCAGGGCGTTGCGGCTGAAGTCGCAGTGCCTTTGCTGCGCGCTGCTGGCGGCCGACCGGACGACGCGCTGGCGCTGGCGCGCTCGGGGGCGAATCCGGCCGCCTGGGCAGCGTTTCCCAGAGCCATGCAGCAAGGCGACGTGCGTGCGGTCGAAGGTTGGAGTCCGGCGCAGGCCATTGCCGCATTGCAAAAGCTCTGCCACGATCTCCAGGTGCACCAGACCGGCGCGGCGCCGCGCTATTTCGAGGCCAGCGCGTTGCCGCCGGCCCCTGCGCTTCCTGTACTGGCGCGCTGGAGCCGTGAGCTGATGCAGGCTGCCCGCACGGCCGACCATCCGTTTGCTGTGCCGCTCATGCTTGAAGCCCTTGTTGCCCAGGCGCGAAACGTCCTACACTCGGCTGCAACCACCGCCGGAACCCATTCATGA
- the tmk gene encoding dTMP kinase, with amino-acid sequence MATRGLFISFEGIDGAGKSSHIEPLAEAFRDQGRTVTRTREPGGTPLAESLRSLLLGEAMDPLTEALLAFAARRDHICQVIAPALARGEVVLCDRFTDATFAYQGAGRGFSTETLSILERMVQTGIALEPDLMLEPHLTLWFDLPPALAASRLESARAPDRFEAQDADFFARVAQGYAERAQSAPQRFVRIDAAQSRHSVWQQITQALVRRGWLAIMVAAGGGPR; translated from the coding sequence ATGGCCACCAGGGGGTTATTCATCAGCTTCGAGGGCATCGACGGCGCGGGCAAGTCCTCGCACATCGAGCCCCTGGCCGAAGCGTTCAGGGACCAGGGGCGAACGGTCACCCGCACGCGCGAGCCCGGCGGCACGCCCTTGGCGGAATCGCTGCGCAGCCTGCTGCTCGGTGAGGCCATGGACCCGCTGACCGAGGCACTGCTGGCGTTTGCCGCCCGGCGCGACCATATCTGCCAGGTGATTGCCCCCGCCCTGGCACGGGGCGAGGTGGTGTTGTGCGACCGCTTCACCGACGCCACCTTTGCCTACCAGGGCGCCGGGCGTGGCTTCAGTACAGAAACACTATCAATTTTAGAGCGCATGGTGCAGACGGGTATTGCGCTAGAGCCGGATTTGATGCTTGAACCGCACCTGACGCTGTGGTTCGACCTGCCTCCCGCCCTTGCAGCGTCCCGGCTGGAATCGGCCCGCGCTCCGGACCGCTTTGAGGCGCAGGACGCCGACTTCTTTGCCCGCGTAGCCCAGGGTTATGCCGAGCGCGCGCAATCCGCGCCGCAGCGCTTTGTGCGCATCGACGCCGCGCAGTCGCGCCACTCCGTATGGCAGCAAATCACCCAGGCTTTGGTGCGCAGGGGCTGGCTGGCCATCATGGTCGCTGCCGGTGGAGGACCGCGGTGA
- a CDS encoding TatD family hydrolase → MFIDSHCHLSFPELAEQLPAIRQAMNAAQVDRALCICTTLEEFPQVHALATGYSNFWCSVGVHPDNEGVQEPTVQDLLERAALPRVVAIGETGLDYYGMEDRKGGRSIADLEWQRDRFRTHIRAARAAGLPLIIHTRSASEDTLAILREEGEDGAGNRAGGVFHCFTESSEVARAALDLGYYISFSGIITFKSAQALRDVVAFVPMDRMLIETDSPYLAPVPFRGKTNSPAYVPHVAHQVAQVRALAVEAVAETTSRNFERLFARAQA, encoded by the coding sequence ATGTTTATCGATTCCCACTGTCATTTGAGTTTTCCTGAACTGGCCGAGCAGCTGCCAGCCATCCGCCAAGCCATGAACGCGGCGCAGGTGGATCGGGCCTTGTGCATCTGCACCACGCTGGAAGAATTCCCCCAGGTCCACGCGCTGGCAACGGGCTACAGCAACTTCTGGTGCTCGGTGGGTGTGCACCCCGACAACGAGGGCGTGCAGGAGCCCACGGTCCAGGATTTGCTCGAGCGCGCCGCTCTGCCGCGCGTGGTGGCCATTGGTGAAACCGGGCTTGATTACTACGGCATGGAGGATCGAAAGGGTGGGCGCAGCATTGCCGATCTGGAGTGGCAGCGTGATCGCTTTCGCACCCATATCCGCGCCGCGCGCGCCGCTGGCCTGCCCCTGATCATCCATACCCGCAGCGCATCAGAGGACACCCTGGCTATCCTGCGCGAAGAAGGGGAAGACGGCGCCGGGAACCGCGCGGGCGGGGTGTTTCACTGCTTCACCGAATCGAGCGAAGTAGCCCGGGCCGCGTTGGATCTGGGCTACTACATTTCATTTTCTGGAATCATCACCTTCAAGAGTGCGCAAGCATTGCGCGACGTGGTGGCTTTTGTTCCGATGGACCGCATGCTGATTGAGACCGACAGCCCCTACCTTGCCCCCGTGCCGTTTCGCGGAAAAACCAATTCGCCTGCCTACGTGCCGCATGTGGCGCATCAGGTAGCACAGGTGCGCGCTCTTGCGGTGGAGGCGGTGGCAGAAACCACCAGCCGCAACTTTGAACGGCTGTTTGCCAGGGCGCAGGCATGA
- a CDS encoding alpha/beta hydrolase, translating to MRGVLERMERAGRPRLHTLSPEQARAAYALGADILEVPRAAMERVETLAIPTRDGTALGARLVAPSPAAGLPVLLYLHGGGFTIGSSATHDILCRELARLAGCMVVSLDYRLAPEHRFPTASHDAWDALTWLVAHAKGLGADPQRIAVGGDSAGGTLATVNAILARDAGLPLALQLLFYPGCAAHQDTPSHARFSRGLVLDEAAISWFFSQYVLDRSQREDWRFAPLLAPDVEGVAPAWIGLAECDPLVDEGIDYADKLRAAGVPVNLEIYRGVTHEFIKMGRAIPEARTAHADAAAALRAAFELS from the coding sequence ATGCGCGGCGTGCTCGAACGCATGGAGCGGGCGGGACGGCCGCGCCTGCACACGCTGAGTCCCGAGCAGGCGCGCGCTGCATATGCGCTTGGCGCCGACATTCTGGAAGTGCCGCGCGCCGCGATGGAGCGCGTGGAAACGCTGGCCATTCCCACACGGGACGGCACAGCGCTCGGTGCACGGCTGGTGGCGCCCTCGCCCGCGGCGGGTCTGCCGGTGCTGCTGTACTTGCACGGTGGGGGATTCACCATCGGCAGCAGCGCCACGCACGACATCTTGTGCCGTGAACTGGCGCGCTTGGCGGGCTGCATGGTGGTGTCGCTGGACTACCGCCTGGCGCCCGAGCACCGTTTTCCCACGGCATCCCATGATGCCTGGGACGCACTCACCTGGTTGGTGGCCCACGCCAAAGGGCTGGGGGCGGACCCGCAGCGCATTGCCGTGGGCGGCGACAGTGCAGGTGGCACGCTGGCCACCGTCAACGCCATCTTGGCGCGCGACGCGGGCCTGCCGCTGGCGTTGCAGCTGCTTTTCTATCCCGGCTGCGCCGCGCACCAGGACACGCCCTCGCACGCCAGGTTTTCCCGTGGCTTGGTACTCGATGAAGCGGCTATTTCCTGGTTCTTCAGTCAGTACGTGCTTGATCGTTCCCAACGCGAAGACTGGCGTTTTGCGCCGCTGCTGGCGCCTGATGTGGAGGGCGTCGCGCCGGCCTGGATCGGGCTGGCCGAATGCGACCCGCTGGTGGACGAGGGCATTGACTACGCCGACAAGCTGCGCGCCGCCGGAGTGCCGGTGAATCTGGAAATCTACCGCGGCGTGACCCACGAATTCATCAAGATGGGCCGCGCCATCCCCGAGGCGCGCACCGCCCATGCCGACGCGGCGGCGGCGCTGCGCGCTGCATTCGAGCTTTCATGA
- a CDS encoding mechanosensitive ion channel family protein: protein MTFDLASVIERLQQQTYHLIASLPLLVLALLVIWLAWRVGSWLSRRNSLDRVARRNPFLRDLVKTSTRWAVTLGGILVALEILNATALVGAVLGTAGVMGVALGFAFKETLENYLAGILMSVRQPFAPRDHVVIDGNEGVVIALTSRATILMTLDGNHLRLPNALVFRSVMLNYTRNPTRRFEFDVGVGVNEDLLCAQRLGTGQLTQVDGVIASPPPRAYIAALGDSNVQVRFHGWVDQRTHDFLLVKSEAIRRVKLALEEAGMDMPEPIYRVQLARRGDATAADSDKRMVADERLAETASLDTRAQTDLEGPIRSDETARGSADLLNPDAPRE from the coding sequence TTGACCTTTGATCTCGCTTCGGTGATCGAACGCCTGCAGCAGCAGACCTACCACCTGATCGCCAGTCTGCCGCTGTTGGTGTTGGCCCTGCTGGTGATCTGGCTGGCGTGGCGCGTGGGAAGCTGGTTGTCGCGCCGCAACTCGCTCGATCGTGTGGCGCGCCGGAATCCTTTTTTGCGCGACCTGGTCAAAACCAGTACGCGTTGGGCCGTGACCCTGGGCGGGATTCTGGTGGCGCTTGAAATTTTGAACGCCACTGCCTTGGTCGGCGCCGTGCTCGGAACAGCGGGTGTGATGGGCGTGGCGTTGGGTTTTGCATTCAAGGAAACCCTGGAGAACTACCTGGCTGGCATCTTGATGAGCGTGCGCCAGCCCTTTGCGCCGCGCGACCACGTGGTGATTGATGGCAACGAAGGCGTAGTCATTGCACTCACCTCCCGGGCGACCATTTTGATGACGCTCGACGGCAACCATTTGCGCCTGCCCAATGCCTTGGTCTTTCGCAGCGTCATGTTGAATTACACACGCAACCCGACGCGCCGGTTTGAGTTCGACGTGGGCGTCGGCGTCAACGAAGATCTCTTGTGTGCCCAGCGACTGGGCACCGGCCAGCTGACTCAGGTGGATGGCGTCATTGCCTCGCCGCCGCCGCGTGCCTACATCGCTGCGCTGGGTGATTCAAATGTGCAAGTGCGTTTTCACGGCTGGGTCGACCAGCGCACCCACGATTTTCTACTGGTCAAGAGTGAAGCGATTCGCCGTGTCAAGCTGGCGCTGGAGGAGGCCGGTATGGACATGCCGGAGCCCATTTACCGGGTGCAACTTGCCCGGCGCGGCGACGCTACCGCAGCAGACTCGGACAAGCGCATGGTGGCCGATGAACGGCTCGCAGAAACTGCGTCGCTGGACACACGCGCGCAGACCGATCTGGAAGGCCCCATTCGCAGCGACGAGACCGCGCGGGGAAGCGCCGATCTTCTGAACCCCGACGCACCGCGCGAATAG
- a CDS encoding YbgC/FadM family acyl-CoA thioesterase codes for MPLQDYRCQSRLRVRWAEIDMQRIVFNAHYLTYFDTAITDYWRALALPYDDAMHTLGGEPYLKKVTLEYHASAREGDMLTIGMRCQRVGNSSMLFGGGIFRGEQLLVSGELIYVFADPASQRPTPVPALLRDLFTAFEAGESATQLQLGAWQDLGERAARVRQAVFVEEQSIAPDIEMDGQDATALHALVTNRLDQPVATGRLVTISPGVSRIGRMAVHRALRGGRLGRQVLDALVQAAAKRGDHQVVLHAQTSAQPFYERAGFEVSGPRYEEAGLPHVPMQRLLATSRP; via the coding sequence ATGCCATTGCAAGACTACCGCTGCCAATCGCGTTTGCGCGTTCGCTGGGCCGAGATCGACATGCAGCGCATCGTCTTCAACGCCCACTACCTCACCTACTTCGACACCGCAATCACCGACTACTGGCGCGCGTTGGCGCTGCCGTACGACGATGCGATGCACACCCTTGGCGGCGAGCCGTATCTGAAAAAGGTCACGCTCGAATACCACGCCTCGGCGCGAGAAGGCGACATGCTGACAATCGGCATGCGCTGCCAGCGGGTCGGCAACAGCTCCATGCTGTTTGGCGGCGGCATCTTTCGCGGCGAGCAGTTGCTGGTGTCGGGCGAGCTGATTTACGTCTTTGCAGACCCGGCGAGCCAGCGGCCGACGCCGGTCCCTGCGCTGCTGCGCGACCTGTTTACCGCATTCGAGGCAGGCGAAAGCGCGACGCAGCTCCAGCTGGGCGCCTGGCAGGACTTAGGGGAGCGCGCTGCGCGCGTGCGCCAGGCGGTGTTTGTCGAGGAACAAAGCATCGCTCCAGACATTGAAATGGACGGCCAGGACGCAACGGCCTTGCATGCGCTGGTGACAAACCGACTGGACCAGCCCGTGGCCACGGGGCGGTTGGTGACGATTTCCCCCGGCGTCTCGCGCATTGGCCGCATGGCCGTGCACCGCGCGCTGCGCGGTGGGCGGCTGGGCCGACAGGTGCTGGACGCCCTGGTGCAGGCTGCAGCCAAGCGGGGCGACCACCAGGTGGTGCTCCACGCCCAGACCAGTGCGCAGCCGTTCTACGAGCGTGCAGGTTTTGAGGTGAGTGGCCCGCGCTATGAAGAAGCGGGTCTGCCGCATGTGCCCATGCAGCGCTTGTTGGCTACAAGTCGTCCTTGA